A single region of the Arthrobacter sp. V1I7 genome encodes:
- a CDS encoding L-serine ammonia-lyase: MAVGVFDLFSIGIGPSSSHTVGPMRAAAVFAEELKASGVLDRVASLRVDLYGSLAATGHGHGTMTAILLGLEGFHPELILPEDVEERLAVIAETGLLQLAGSVPLPYGVKDMVLRPLTILPRHTNGMTFTVSGVDGEVLHSATFFSVGGGFIVSEGEEDAALEELDESKKELPLPFRTAAELLEHCRITSLSISEVMRINEEDSRSEEEIREGLLHIYSVMEGCVQVSLGRVGLLPGGLKVRRRAPDWHDRLLKEDKDRDPKYWQEWVNLIALAVNEENASGGRVVTAPTNGAAGIIPAVLYYALHFAPGMDKATQQDRDDVVVKFLLTAAAVGVLYKEQASISGAEVGCQGEVGSASSMAAAGLAEVMGGTPAQVENAAEIAMEHNLGLTCDPIGGLVQIPCIERNAIAAAKAINAAKMALWGDGSHRVSLDEVIVTMRETGKDMSSKYKETAMGGLAVNVVEC; this comes from the coding sequence ATGGCTGTTGGAGTCTTTGACCTTTTTTCCATCGGGATAGGACCGTCCAGTTCGCACACCGTGGGTCCCATGCGGGCCGCAGCGGTGTTCGCCGAAGAGCTCAAGGCATCCGGGGTCCTTGACCGGGTGGCGTCGCTGCGGGTGGACCTCTACGGCTCCCTCGCCGCCACCGGGCACGGCCACGGCACCATGACCGCGATCCTGCTGGGCCTGGAGGGCTTCCACCCGGAGCTGATCCTGCCCGAGGACGTGGAGGAACGGCTGGCCGTGATCGCCGAAACCGGATTGCTGCAGCTGGCCGGATCCGTTCCGTTGCCCTACGGGGTGAAGGACATGGTGCTGCGCCCGCTGACCATCCTGCCGCGGCACACCAACGGCATGACGTTCACGGTGTCCGGCGTCGACGGCGAAGTCCTGCACAGTGCCACCTTCTTTTCGGTCGGCGGTGGTTTCATCGTGAGTGAGGGCGAGGAGGACGCCGCGCTCGAGGAGCTCGACGAGTCCAAGAAAGAGCTTCCGCTGCCGTTCCGCACCGCTGCGGAGCTGCTGGAACACTGCCGCATCACCTCCCTGAGCATCAGTGAGGTGATGCGGATCAATGAAGAAGACAGCCGCTCGGAGGAGGAGATCCGCGAGGGCCTGCTGCACATCTACTCCGTGATGGAGGGCTGTGTCCAGGTCAGCCTCGGACGCGTTGGCCTGCTGCCCGGCGGGCTGAAGGTCCGCCGTCGGGCTCCCGACTGGCATGACCGCCTGCTGAAGGAGGACAAGGACCGGGACCCGAAGTACTGGCAGGAATGGGTCAACCTGATCGCCCTCGCCGTCAACGAGGAAAACGCTTCCGGCGGCCGGGTGGTCACCGCGCCCACGAACGGCGCGGCCGGCATCATCCCGGCGGTGCTCTACTACGCCCTGCACTTCGCCCCGGGCATGGACAAGGCCACGCAGCAGGACCGCGACGACGTCGTGGTCAAGTTCCTGCTCACCGCCGCCGCCGTCGGGGTGCTCTATAAGGAGCAGGCCTCGATTTCCGGGGCGGAGGTGGGCTGCCAGGGCGAGGTGGGCTCGGCGTCGTCGATGGCCGCCGCCGGCCTGGCCGAGGTGATGGGCGGGACGCCGGCGCAGGTGGAGAACGCCGCGGAGATCGCGATGGAACACAACCTGGGGCTGACGTGCGACCCCATCGGCGGGCTCGTCCAGATCCCCTGCATCGAACGCAACGCGATCGCCGCCGCGAAGGCGATCAACGCCGCCAAGATGGCGCTCTGGGGTGACGGGTCGCACCGGGTGTCGCTGGACGAGGTCATCGTGACCATGCGTGAGACCGGCAAGGACATGAGCTCCAAATACAAGGAAACGGCCATGGGCGGCCTCGCCGTGAACGTGGTGGAGTGCTGA
- a CDS encoding uracil-DNA glycosylase has product MFELEPAPADILGFAQLARLPLAELVAPDWAEALTPVEGQLRDVLGFLEAEAAGGHEVLPRPSNVLRAFRQPLAGVRVLVVGQDPYPTPGHAVGLSFAVDGGTRPVPRSLANIYRELDADLGLPPRIHGDLGRWAEQGVLLLNRVLSVRAGAAGSHRNKGWEAITAAAISAVANRSAAAGGPAPLVAILWGKDAESVRPLLGPTPVIASAHPSPLSAARGFFGSRPFSRANALLQAQGNGTVDWELPPCP; this is encoded by the coding sequence CTGTTCGAGCTGGAACCGGCGCCGGCTGACATTTTGGGCTTTGCGCAGCTGGCACGGCTGCCGCTGGCGGAGCTCGTGGCTCCCGACTGGGCGGAGGCGCTGACCCCCGTGGAGGGTCAGCTGCGGGACGTGCTGGGATTCCTCGAGGCGGAGGCCGCCGGCGGGCACGAGGTGCTGCCCCGGCCGTCGAACGTGCTGCGGGCCTTCCGGCAGCCACTGGCCGGCGTCCGTGTCCTCGTTGTGGGCCAGGACCCCTATCCGACGCCGGGCCATGCTGTCGGATTGTCCTTCGCGGTCGATGGCGGCACCCGTCCCGTCCCGCGCAGTCTCGCCAACATCTACCGGGAACTCGACGCCGATCTGGGGCTCCCGCCGCGGATCCATGGGGACCTCGGCCGCTGGGCGGAGCAGGGCGTCCTGCTGCTGAACAGGGTGCTCAGTGTCCGGGCAGGGGCGGCAGGATCGCACCGCAACAAGGGCTGGGAGGCGATTACGGCGGCCGCCATCAGTGCCGTGGCGAACCGCAGCGCTGCAGCCGGCGGACCCGCGCCCCTCGTGGCGATACTTTGGGGCAAGGATGCCGAATCCGTCCGCCCGTTGCTGGGTCCGACGCCGGTGATCGCCAGCGCGCACCCCAGTCCGCTGTCGGCCGCACGGGGTTTCTTCGGCTCCCGTCCCTTCAGCCGGGCCAATGCCCTGCTGCAGGCCCAGGGAAACGGCACTGTGGACTGGGAGCTGCCCCCGTGTCCGTAA
- a CDS encoding peptidoglycan bridge formation glycyltransferase FemA/FemB family protein yields MREFTARFASAEEIANWDAHVTANPNGGNLLQSEAFAEVKQHFGWKPLHLVYETADYTSYNLVLEKSFPLLGKLWYLIKGPDVASVEDIPGIAAANADFVKRARLGVFAIKIEPDIVLFDKARTVIEGAGLVKTHNLQPNDSTALLDISPEENQLLRNLHSRGRNAVRRAIREGVEVHNVKPTEENFRAMYALMTTTVEAKSQVRVREFEYYRQFWTNFLNRGQGRLLFVYENGVPSVGAFVINYGRKATYKDGGSLQKRSQYGDSHLVQWTAINQLKELGCTEYDFCGTPPSDQLKDTSNPFHGLGLFKTSFSKTVTDFVGCYDQVLSPLKYKAWMAAGERLARQIHTRRTGQQFY; encoded by the coding sequence TTGCGTGAATTCACTGCCCGCTTTGCCTCCGCCGAAGAGATCGCCAACTGGGATGCCCACGTCACCGCGAACCCCAATGGCGGCAATCTCCTCCAATCGGAGGCCTTTGCAGAGGTCAAGCAGCATTTCGGCTGGAAGCCCCTGCACCTCGTCTATGAGACGGCTGACTACACCAGCTACAACCTCGTGCTGGAGAAGTCCTTCCCACTCCTGGGCAAACTCTGGTACCTGATCAAGGGCCCGGACGTTGCCTCGGTCGAGGACATCCCCGGCATCGCCGCCGCCAACGCCGACTTCGTCAAACGCGCCAGGCTGGGCGTCTTCGCGATCAAGATCGAGCCGGACATCGTGCTGTTTGACAAAGCGAGGACAGTCATCGAAGGGGCAGGACTCGTCAAGACCCACAACCTGCAGCCCAACGATTCGACGGCCCTGCTGGATATCTCCCCGGAGGAGAATCAGCTCCTGCGCAACCTTCATTCACGCGGGCGGAACGCCGTCCGTCGGGCCATCCGGGAAGGCGTTGAAGTCCACAACGTGAAGCCCACCGAGGAGAACTTCCGGGCCATGTATGCGCTCATGACCACGACGGTGGAAGCCAAATCGCAGGTCCGGGTCCGCGAATTCGAGTACTACCGCCAATTCTGGACCAACTTCCTCAACCGGGGCCAGGGCCGCCTGCTGTTCGTCTATGAGAACGGCGTTCCGTCCGTGGGCGCCTTCGTCATCAACTACGGCCGCAAAGCGACCTACAAGGATGGCGGTTCATTGCAGAAGCGCAGCCAGTACGGCGATTCCCACCTCGTCCAGTGGACCGCCATCAACCAGCTTAAAGAGCTGGGTTGCACCGAATACGATTTCTGCGGCACGCCCCCGAGCGACCAGCTCAAGGACACGTCCAACCCGTTCCACGGGCTGGGCCTGTTCAAGACCAGTTTCAGCAAGACCGTCACAGATTTCGTCGGTTGCTACGACCAGGTGCTGAGCCCGCTGAAGTACAAGGCGTGGATGGCCGCCGGGGAGCGGCTGGCCCGCCAGATCCACACACGCCGCACGGGCCAGCAGTTTTACTGA
- a CDS encoding threonine/serine exporter ThrE family protein, whose amino-acid sequence MTKESDGRRRPHTDGLPRTEPMSPMQVRQNVAAKRMLRRLVQGENPPTAPMSIVDRLAGSPYANPMIQVGGVDTSARKTIDFALHLAESMFRYGAGALEVETSIIAITAALGLKNIEVDITNQSVAINYAPKDQTPISLLRVVRSWTNNYAGLAKVHQLVTDIVVGGVGREEAVRRLEEITRSPKPFPRWMVTVAFGVFSAVFVGVLGGGPGASAVAFLSNLLVSLLARQLGRWRTPDFFITASCSFLVTFIALLLWRFGGPLGIQIAPEIVVVGGILLLLPTGRLVSSVQDAINGFPVTAAGRFLSTMLTFGALVAGIAVGFVVGDMTGMEPIDVTKTFPPAYPWWAVGIMIAVAVVAIGITEQTSWQLLLPTATIGVVGYLVLLGGEALGVGPRFSPALAAVVIGLLARVVALRMGAPQLVVAVPAALILLPGLTIFRSMYVLTIEESEILMGAGGMLNAGAIVLGVAAGIVLGDTLARPLTKSLASNERRRARRR is encoded by the coding sequence ATGACCAAAGAATCCGACGGCCGACGCAGGCCGCACACGGACGGACTGCCCCGGACCGAGCCGATGTCGCCCATGCAGGTGCGCCAGAACGTCGCCGCGAAGCGCATGTTGCGCAGGCTGGTGCAGGGCGAGAATCCGCCGACAGCGCCCATGAGCATCGTGGACCGGCTTGCCGGCAGCCCCTACGCCAATCCGATGATCCAGGTCGGCGGCGTTGACACCTCGGCGCGCAAGACCATCGACTTCGCACTGCATCTGGCAGAGTCCATGTTCCGGTACGGTGCCGGAGCCCTCGAAGTGGAAACCAGCATCATCGCCATCACCGCGGCCTTGGGCCTCAAGAACATCGAGGTGGACATCACCAACCAGTCGGTGGCCATCAATTACGCCCCGAAGGACCAGACGCCCATCTCCCTGCTGCGCGTGGTGCGGTCCTGGACCAACAATTACGCTGGCCTGGCGAAGGTGCACCAACTGGTCACGGACATCGTCGTTGGCGGCGTCGGACGCGAGGAGGCCGTGCGCCGGCTCGAGGAGATCACCCGCAGCCCCAAGCCGTTCCCCCGCTGGATGGTCACGGTAGCGTTCGGCGTATTCTCCGCCGTCTTCGTCGGTGTCCTCGGCGGCGGGCCCGGCGCCTCGGCGGTCGCCTTCCTGTCCAACCTGCTGGTCAGCCTGCTGGCCCGGCAGCTGGGGCGCTGGCGCACGCCGGACTTCTTCATCACGGCGTCGTGTTCCTTCCTGGTCACCTTCATCGCCCTGCTCCTGTGGCGGTTCGGCGGCCCGCTAGGGATCCAGATCGCCCCCGAGATCGTGGTGGTGGGCGGAATCCTGCTGCTGCTGCCGACCGGTCGGCTCGTCTCCTCGGTGCAGGATGCGATCAACGGATTCCCGGTCACGGCGGCCGGCCGTTTCCTCTCCACCATGCTGACCTTCGGCGCGCTCGTTGCCGGCATTGCGGTCGGCTTCGTGGTGGGCGACATGACCGGGATGGAGCCGATCGACGTCACCAAAACATTCCCGCCCGCGTATCCCTGGTGGGCGGTGGGCATCATGATCGCCGTCGCCGTCGTCGCGATTGGCATCACCGAGCAGACCAGCTGGCAGCTGCTGCTGCCCACGGCGACCATCGGCGTCGTTGGCTACCTCGTCCTGCTCGGCGGCGAGGCCCTCGGGGTCGGGCCGCGGTTCTCGCCGGCGCTCGCCGCGGTTGTGATCGGCCTGTTGGCCCGCGTGGTCGCCCTCCGGATGGGCGCACCGCAGCTGGTGGTGGCCGTTCCGGCCGCGCTGATCCTGCTGCCCGGACTCACTATATTCCGGTCGATGTATGTGTTGACGATCGAGGAATCCGAGATCCTGATGGGCGCCGGCGGGATGCTCAACGCCGGGGCCATCGTGCTGGGCGTTGCGGCCGGCATCGTGCTCGGTGACACCCTCGCCCGGCCCCTGACGAAGAGCCTGGCCAGCAACGAACGACGCCGGGCACGGCGCCGCTAG
- the gcvH gene encoding glycine cleavage system protein GcvH produces the protein MSKVVAELKYSAEHEWVAADGSGPVGIGISAVAADALGDIVYVDLPEVGSAVTAGETCGEVESTKSVSDLYAPVTGEVVEINPAVVSDPALINSDPYGAGWLFKVAVTEEGPLMSAEEYAATNGGEL, from the coding sequence ATGAGCAAGGTTGTTGCTGAACTGAAGTACTCCGCAGAGCACGAGTGGGTTGCTGCGGACGGATCCGGCCCTGTCGGGATCGGCATTTCGGCCGTGGCCGCCGATGCCCTGGGTGACATTGTGTACGTGGACCTGCCCGAGGTGGGCTCGGCGGTGACCGCGGGGGAGACCTGCGGCGAGGTGGAGTCCACCAAGTCCGTCTCGGACCTGTATGCCCCGGTGACCGGCGAGGTCGTGGAGATCAATCCCGCCGTCGTGAGCGACCCCGCGCTGATCAACAGCGACCCGTACGGTGCCGGCTGGCTGTTCAAGGTCGCTGTGACCGAAGAAGGTCCGCTGATGTCCGCTGAAGAGTACGCAGCAACCAACGGCGGCGAACTGTGA
- the gcvT gene encoding glycine cleavage system aminomethyltransferase GcvT, which produces MTENYTALYEEHTKLGASFTDFGGWQMPLKYSSELAEHHAVRKSAGLFDLSHMGEVWVTGPDAAAFLDYALVGKISAMAVGKAKYSLISNEDGGIIDDLITYRRPAGADGADRFLVVPNAGNAKVVAAALAERAGSGKEGGFDVTVEDASAETSLIAVQGPRAEEILLRLVPAAQHELVTGLKYYAAVEVPFLSGGTSQELLLARTGYTGEDGFEIFVANDAAAALWQALIAVAEEGELTPAGLACRDSLRLEAGMPLYGNELSLEGDPFAAGLGPVVALSKEGDFVGKASLAAKKEAGAGATTGRKLVGLNGLGRRAGRGHYPVLKDGNVVGEVTSGQPSPSLGYPIAMAYVDVAFTEPGTALDVDLRGKAEPFEVVALPFYKRAK; this is translated from the coding sequence ATGACTGAGAACTACACGGCCCTGTACGAAGAGCACACGAAGCTGGGCGCCTCCTTCACGGACTTCGGCGGTTGGCAGATGCCGCTCAAGTACAGCTCCGAACTGGCCGAGCACCACGCCGTCCGCAAGTCCGCGGGCCTTTTCGATCTCTCCCACATGGGCGAAGTCTGGGTCACCGGCCCGGACGCCGCCGCCTTCCTGGATTACGCCCTCGTCGGCAAGATCTCCGCCATGGCGGTCGGCAAGGCCAAGTACTCGCTGATCAGCAACGAGGACGGCGGCATCATCGATGACCTCATCACCTATCGCCGCCCGGCAGGCGCTGACGGCGCCGACAGGTTCCTCGTGGTCCCCAACGCCGGCAACGCCAAGGTCGTGGCCGCGGCCCTGGCCGAAAGGGCCGGTTCCGGCAAAGAGGGGGGCTTCGACGTCACCGTCGAGGACGCCTCCGCCGAGACCTCGCTGATCGCCGTGCAGGGTCCCAGGGCCGAGGAGATCCTGCTCCGTCTGGTCCCGGCCGCGCAGCACGAGCTCGTCACCGGCCTGAAATACTACGCCGCCGTGGAGGTCCCGTTTCTGTCCGGCGGCACCAGCCAGGAGCTCCTGCTGGCCCGCACCGGCTACACCGGTGAGGACGGCTTCGAGATCTTCGTCGCGAACGACGCCGCCGCGGCCCTGTGGCAGGCGCTCATCGCCGTCGCCGAGGAGGGCGAGCTGACGCCGGCCGGGCTCGCCTGCCGCGACTCGCTCCGCCTCGAGGCGGGCATGCCGCTGTACGGCAACGAACTTTCCCTCGAAGGCGACCCGTTCGCCGCCGGGCTGGGACCCGTCGTCGCATTGTCCAAGGAAGGCGACTTTGTCGGCAAGGCCTCCCTGGCCGCCAAGAAGGAAGCCGGCGCCGGAGCCACCACGGGCCGCAAGCTGGTGGGCCTCAATGGCCTCGGCCGCCGCGCCGGCCGCGGCCACTACCCGGTCCTCAAGGACGGCAACGTTGTCGGCGAAGTCACCTCCGGCCAGCCCAGCCCGAGCCTGGGCTACCCCATCGCCATGGCCTACGTCGACGTCGCGTTCACCGAGCCCGGCACCGCCCTGGACGTCGACCTGCGCGGCAAGGCAGAGCCGTTCGAAGTCGTGGCACTGCCGTTCTACAAGCGCGCAAAGTAG
- a CDS encoding siderophore-interacting protein — protein MTTLPATTSASRKSRPQVNLTVLRREQLSPHMVRIVAGGPGLDGYVNNDFVDRYVKIAFPQPGIEYSEPLDLWTIRETMPREQWPHTRTYTVRWVDEAAGELAIDFVIHGDEGLAGPWAASAQPGDSIVFTGPGGGHNPDPAADWYLFAGDESALPAIGAVIEALPQHARGLAFLEVDSEADVQAIAAPAGIDLRWLFRAGVAAGASEVLINAVRDSEWPEGRVQVFAHGERGYMKSLRDVFYAQHGLDRGQVSLSGYWAMGRVEDDFQAEKKLPVGQI, from the coding sequence ATGACCACACTTCCCGCCACCACCTCGGCCAGCCGAAAATCGCGACCACAAGTCAACCTCACGGTGCTGCGCCGCGAACAGCTCTCTCCGCACATGGTCCGCATCGTCGCAGGCGGTCCGGGCTTGGACGGGTACGTCAACAACGACTTCGTAGACCGCTACGTCAAGATTGCGTTCCCGCAGCCCGGGATCGAGTACTCGGAACCGCTGGACCTCTGGACCATCCGCGAGACCATGCCGCGCGAACAGTGGCCGCACACCCGCACCTACACGGTCCGCTGGGTCGATGAGGCGGCCGGCGAGCTCGCGATCGACTTCGTCATCCACGGCGATGAAGGCCTCGCCGGCCCCTGGGCGGCTTCCGCGCAGCCCGGTGACAGCATCGTCTTCACCGGCCCCGGCGGCGGCCACAACCCCGACCCGGCCGCGGACTGGTACCTCTTCGCCGGCGACGAATCCGCCCTGCCGGCGATTGGCGCCGTGATCGAGGCCCTGCCGCAGCACGCCCGCGGCCTCGCGTTCCTGGAGGTGGACAGCGAGGCGGACGTCCAGGCGATCGCCGCACCCGCCGGCATCGACCTGCGATGGCTCTTCCGTGCAGGCGTCGCTGCCGGCGCCAGCGAGGTATTGATCAACGCCGTGCGCGACTCTGAATGGCCCGAAGGCCGGGTCCAGGTCTTCGCCCACGGCGAGCGTGGCTACATGAAGAGTCTGCGGGACGTCTTCTATGCCCAGCATGGACTTGACCGCGGACAGGTTTCGCTCTCCGGTTACTGGGCTATGGGCCGGGTGGAAGACGACTTCCAGGCGGAGAAGAAACTGCCCGTAGGGCAGATCTAA
- a CDS encoding tryptophan-rich sensory protein, with translation MEGLRWDHAGTRPTARATVGGTLAGLAGQHFTGSLLLGLLVSLAASAPVARPGRAGYSGPISRTAGLLMLPYLSWIVFASSLNLWAALHN, from the coding sequence ATGGAGGGGTTGCGCTGGGATCATGCCGGCACACGACCAACCGCCCGCGCCACTGTCGGCGGCACCCTTGCAGGGCTCGCAGGGCAGCACTTTACGGGTTCCCTGCTGCTCGGGCTGCTGGTGTCCCTGGCCGCCTCCGCCCCCGTGGCCAGGCCTGGGCGGGCTGGATACTCCGGTCCGATCAGCCGTACGGCAGGGCTGCTGATGCTGCCGTACCTGTCGTGGATCGTGTTCGCCTCGTCACTGAACCTGTGGGCAGCGCTCCACAACTAA
- a CDS encoding LytR C-terminal domain-containing protein, with protein sequence MTKYARDEFDQVPETPTRQGVHRAAAESRRRSLAPVLAVGAAALVIGLVAFLFLPKLGFNSAGNSSAVTAEQSASPTASPAPSAGSPAAASESPSATATPSDAPSPTATPEDAAVVDKTQPVAIYNATGTPGLAGRVGDTVASDGWILGPRGNWGGARQTSSVIFYNGAQQRSNAEALASLLGIQSLVDSAQFNMPLVVVLGPGFQ encoded by the coding sequence ATGACCAAATATGCGCGGGATGAATTTGACCAGGTCCCGGAGACCCCCACCCGGCAGGGTGTCCACCGGGCAGCGGCCGAATCCCGACGCCGCAGCCTGGCCCCCGTCCTGGCCGTCGGCGCCGCGGCGCTGGTCATCGGCCTGGTGGCTTTCCTGTTCCTGCCGAAGCTTGGCTTCAACTCGGCCGGCAACTCCTCGGCCGTGACCGCGGAACAGTCCGCCAGCCCGACCGCTTCACCGGCGCCCAGCGCCGGCAGCCCCGCCGCCGCAAGTGAGTCACCGTCGGCCACGGCAACGCCGTCAGACGCGCCGTCGCCCACGGCCACGCCGGAGGACGCCGCCGTCGTGGACAAGACGCAGCCCGTCGCAATCTATAACGCCACCGGGACGCCCGGACTGGCGGGACGGGTCGGCGATACCGTCGCTTCCGACGGCTGGATCCTGGGCCCGCGGGGCAACTGGGGCGGCGCGCGGCAGACGAGCTCGGTGATCTTCTACAACGGGGCGCAGCAGAGGTCCAACGCCGAGGCCCTGGCCTCCCTGCTCGGCATCCAGTCCCTTGTCGACTCCGCCCAGTTCAACATGCCGCTTGTCGTCGTCCTCGGGCCCGGCTTCCAGTAG
- a CDS encoding cold-shock protein, translated as MALGTVKWFNAEKGYGFITVDNSGDDVFVHWSAIVGEGYRALDEGQRVELEVGEGEKGPQAESVRPA; from the coding sequence ATGGCCTTGGGAACCGTCAAGTGGTTCAACGCCGAAAAGGGCTACGGCTTCATCACCGTGGACAACTCCGGCGATGACGTCTTCGTGCACTGGTCAGCCATCGTGGGCGAGGGCTACCGTGCCCTCGATGAGGGCCAGCGCGTGGAACTGGAAGTGGGCGAGGGCGAGAAGGGCCCCCAGGCCGAAAGCGTCCGGCCGGCCTAG